In Solanum pennellii chromosome 7, SPENNV200, the following are encoded in one genomic region:
- the LOC107026579 gene encoding protein NRT1/ PTR FAMILY 6.2-like — MSLDAVDYKGFPADKSKTGGWVPATLILGIEIVERLSTMGIAVNLVTYLGGTMHLASSNSANIVTDFMGTSFLLCLLGGFLADSFLGRYKTIALFALIQTLGTGMLTVATTLPQLRPPPCNLNCQPANGFQMGILYLALYLIALGTGGLKSSVSVFGTDQFDEKDDKEKAQMTYFFNRFFFFISLGTLTAVTVLVYIQDEVGRIWAYGVCSLSMFIAIIIFLLGTKRYRYKKSAGSPIVHIFQVIVAAIRKRKLDLPYDAAMLYESTSTPEASRIQHTQEFRILDKAAIVSEGDFEEHASCSAPNPWKLSSVTRVEEVKMMAKLLPIWATTIIFWTTYAQMITFSVEQASTMERTIGNFQIPAGSLTVFFVAAILITLALYDRIIMPLWKKWKGKPGFTNLQRIAIGLVLSVIGMAAAALAEQKRLTVAKSVGRNTSTLPISVFLLIPQFFFVGSGEAFIYTGQLDFFITQSPKGMKTMSTGLFLTTLSLGFFISSFLVSVIKKATKTNATAQGWLADNINYGRLDLFYWLLAALGVINFAIYLNSATWYKPRKPKSPIPNGYGAQDKC; from the exons ATGAGTTTGGATGCTGTGGACTACAAAGGGTTCCCTGCTGATAAATCTAAAACTGGTGGTTGGGTACCTGCTACTCTTATCTTAG GGATTGAAATAGTTGAAAGGCTTTCAACGATGGGAATAGCAGTAAATCTGGTGACATACTTAGGTGGTACCATGCATTTGGCTAGTTCAAATTCAGCCAATATTGTAACAGATTTCATGGGCACCTCCTTTCTCCTCTGCCTGCTTGGAGGCTTTCTTGCTGACTCTTTTCTCGGCAGATACAAAACTATTGCACTATTTGCTCTTATACAGACACTG GGAACTGGGATGTTAACAGTGGCCACCACCCTGCCCCAACTGCGACCCCCTCCATGCAATCTCAATTGCCAACCAGCGAATGGTTTTCAAATGGGAATACTATACTTAGCTTTATATCTAATAGCGTTGGGTACTGGTGGCTTAAAATCTAGTGTGTCAGTATTCGGAACCGACCAATTTGATGAGAAAGATGACAAGGAAAAAGCACAAATGACATATTTCTTCAAcagattcttcttcttcatcagcTTAGGAACTTTGACAGCAGTTACAGTGCTTGTTTACATCCAAGATGAAGTTGGAAGGATTTGGGCATATGGTGTTTGTTCACTATCCATGTTCATTGCCATCATAATATTCCTTCTCGGTACTAAAAGGTACCGTTACAAGAAAAGTGCAGGAAGTCCCATTGTCCACATTTTTCAAGTCATTGTTGCTGCTATAAGGAAGAGGAAATTGGATCTCCCATATGATGCTGCCATGCTTTACGAGAGTACGTCTACTCCAGAGGCTAGCAGAATCCAACACACACAAGAATTTAG AATATTGGACAAGGCTGCTATCGTAAGTGAAGGAGATTTCGAGGAGCATGCATCATGCTCTGCTCCAAATCCATGGAAGCTTAGCTCAGTGACCAGGGTTGAGGAAGTGAAAATGATGGCAAAGTTGCTCCCAATTTGGGCCACCACTATAATATTCTGGACCACCTACGCACAAATGATTACATTTTCTGTTGAACAAGCTTCTACCATGGAAAGAACAATTGGCAACTTCCAAATTCCAGCTGGATCTCTCACTGTCTTCTTTGTCGCAGCCATCTTAATCACCTTGGCTCTTTACGACCGAATTATCATGCCACTTTGGAAGAAATGGAAAGGAAAACCAG GTTTTACAAACCTACAAAGAATTGCCATTGGCCTTGTTTTATCAGTAATAGGAATGGCAGCAGCTGCACTAGCAGAGCAGAAAAGATTGACGGTTGCAAAATCAGTGGGGCGCAACACTTCAACTTTGCCAATTAGTGTATTCCTGTTGATCCCACAGTTCTTCTTTGTAGGATCTGGGGAAGCCTTCATATACACCGGACAACTCGATTTCTTTATAACACAATCACCCAAAGGGATGAAGACAATGAGTACTGGCCTTTTCTTGACAACCCTTTCACTTGGTTTTTTCATTAGCAGCTTCTTAGTCTCCGTTATCAAGAAGGCCACCAAAACCAATGCTACAGCTCAAGGCTGGCTTGCAGACAATATTAATTATGGAAGGCTAGACTTGTTCTATTGGCTTCTTGCTGCCTTAGGAGTCATAAACTTTGCCATCTATCTAAATTCCGCAACTTGGTACAAACCAAGGAAACCTAAATCTCCCATACCCAATGGATATGGAGCTCAAGACAAGTGCTAG